Proteins encoded within one genomic window of Bacteroides sedimenti:
- a CDS encoding DUF4838 domain-containing protein, with protein sequence MNTRYKTKVLLLLLSFISQFAFAQIVIVKNEKPMARIAVNRDDSIDLKAALLFQDFTNRITGVKLKIISTEKSRRGDVLIGNHQLPLNNVKASDITEDGFYISSTDGYLRIVKGSGKGTVYGVVTLLEDYFGIHYYAAETYSINKSKDMIVPSGICRVENPSFRYRQTQSYSLKDPMYKLWHRLEEPEEVFAGDLWVHTFNKLLPAAEFGEKHPEYYSFINGQRRPGVASQWCLTNPDVFEIVAHRLDSIFKANTGMKIISVSQNDSQTHCSCSECKAIDEYEGSPSGTIVFFLNKLAARFPDKEFSTLAYLYSVPPPKHIKPLPNVNIMLCDIDCYREVPLTENSSGKAFINNMERWSKITNNIFVWDYGINFDNYISPFPNFHVLQPNMELFKKNKATMHFSQIASIKGGDFSELRSYLVAKLLWNTSVNVDSVIRSFLDGYYGKASPYLYNYLILQKGALLGSNIPLWIYDTPVTHKSGMLNKVLMKQYNELFDEAEKAVANNRIFLNRVRESRLSIQYAELEIARTEPIGNVAVLKEKLDLFRQRAKDLGVVSLNERNNTIEEYCDLYSQRNFSQKKINLAQGAEVSYIIPAEAPYDKIAGKALTDGLYGGTAFNESWVGWLGKNADFVIDLNQNQEVRGIEVDFLHKLGAWILLPKKMSCYTSTDNKNFTLMGTTEIVEDRDPQVKYVNIPIKFSKAVHTRYIKVNIETIGLCPAWHYGVGNPAWFFIDEVLVY encoded by the coding sequence ATGAATACTAGATACAAAACGAAAGTTCTCCTTTTGTTGTTATCTTTTATTTCTCAATTTGCTTTTGCTCAAATAGTAATAGTAAAGAATGAGAAACCAATGGCACGGATAGCTGTCAATAGAGATGATAGCATCGATTTGAAAGCTGCACTCTTATTTCAGGATTTTACGAATAGAATAACTGGTGTAAAGCTGAAGATCATATCAACAGAGAAAAGTAGAAGGGGAGATGTTCTTATTGGAAATCATCAGCTTCCTCTTAATAATGTTAAAGCTTCAGATATTACAGAAGATGGATTCTATATCTCTTCAACTGATGGATATTTACGTATTGTAAAAGGTTCTGGAAAGGGAACGGTATATGGTGTAGTAACCCTTTTAGAAGATTATTTCGGAATTCATTATTATGCAGCAGAAACATATAGCATCAATAAGAGTAAAGATATGATTGTACCTTCGGGTATATGTAGAGTTGAGAATCCTTCCTTTAGATACAGGCAAACACAATCATACAGTCTTAAAGATCCCATGTACAAGCTGTGGCATCGTTTGGAAGAACCTGAAGAGGTCTTTGCCGGAGATTTGTGGGTGCATACTTTTAACAAATTGCTTCCTGCTGCTGAGTTTGGTGAGAAACACCCAGAATATTACTCCTTCATTAATGGTCAGCGCAGACCAGGGGTGGCCAGTCAGTGGTGTTTAACCAATCCAGATGTCTTTGAGATTGTTGCTCATCGTTTGGATTCAATCTTTAAGGCTAATACTGGGATGAAAATTATATCGGTTAGTCAAAATGATAGCCAGACTCACTGTTCTTGTAGTGAATGCAAAGCTATCGATGAGTATGAAGGTAGCCCTTCGGGAACAATTGTTTTTTTCCTAAACAAGCTTGCTGCACGTTTTCCTGATAAAGAGTTTTCAACTCTAGCTTATTTGTATTCTGTGCCGCCACCTAAACATATAAAACCTTTGCCTAATGTGAATATTATGCTTTGTGACATAGATTGTTACAGAGAAGTGCCATTGACAGAAAATTCTTCAGGTAAGGCTTTTATAAATAACATGGAGAGATGGTCTAAAATAACAAATAATATATTTGTATGGGATTATGGTATTAATTTTGATAATTATATATCTCCTTTTCCAAATTTTCATGTTTTACAACCTAATATGGAGCTATTTAAAAAGAACAAAGCCACAATGCATTTTTCACAGATAGCAAGTATAAAAGGAGGCGACTTTTCAGAGCTCCGTTCTTATTTGGTTGCTAAATTGTTGTGGAACACTTCGGTTAATGTTGATTCTGTCATTCGCTCTTTTTTAGATGGTTATTATGGTAAAGCATCTCCTTATCTGTATAATTATTTGATTTTGCAAAAAGGGGCACTGTTAGGTAGCAATATTCCTTTATGGATTTACGATACGCCAGTAACTCACAAGAGTGGGATGTTGAATAAAGTGTTGATGAAGCAATATAATGAATTGTTTGATGAGGCTGAAAAGGCAGTAGCTAATAATCGGATTTTCCTGAATCGTGTTAGAGAGTCCCGACTGTCCATTCAGTATGCAGAGCTCGAAATTGCACGAACCGAGCCTATCGGAAATGTAGCAGTGCTGAAAGAGAAACTGGATTTATTCAGACAAAGAGCTAAAGATCTGGGAGTTGTCAGTCTAAATGAACGAAATAATACGATTGAAGAATATTGTGACTTGTATTCGCAAAGAAATTTTTCTCAAAAGAAAATTAATCTGGCTCAGGGTGCCGAGGTCTCTTATATTATTCCCGCAGAAGCCCCATATGATAAAATTGCCGGTAAGGCGCTTACTGATGGATTGTATGGCGGTACTGCCTTTAATGAAAGTTGGGTAGGATGGTTAGGTAAAAATGCCGATTTTGTTATAGACTTAAATCAAAATCAGGAGGTTAGAGGTATCGAGGTTGATTTCCTTCATAAGCTGGGTGCTTGGATTTTATTGCCTAAAAAGATGAGTTGTTATACATCGACTGATAATAAGAATTTTACATTAATGGGAACTACAGAGATAGTGGAAGATAGAGATCCACAAGTTAAATATGTAAATATCCCTATCAAATTTAGTAAAGCTGTACATACGCGCTATATAAAAGTCAATATTGAAACTATAGGCTTATGCCCTGCATGGCACTATGGTGTAGGGAACCCAGCTTGGTTCTTTATTGATGAGGTTCTTGTTTACTAG
- a CDS encoding glycoside hydrolase family 97 protein, with product MRKIVFTILCSFLVHTLAAQELKSPDGSFTLSFRLKENGTPAYKLQYKGKSVIGESDLGFTIAPSISFNENFVISNTQFNSSNEVWQPVWGEQKEIRDNHNEMLVSLNQTSTNRKLNIRFRLFNDGLGFRYEFPVQENLRHFTIKEEMTQFKLSGNHKAFWIPADYDTNEFPITTSKLSEIAGLIEKVRNEPLAAKAPASGLTVQTPLMLKSDDGLYINIHEAALVNYPAMALNLDDKAFCLSAHLTPDKNGNKGYIQTGTVTPWRTIVVSDDARDILASKLILNLNDPCKFDDTSWIKPAKYIGVWWEYFIGGGSTWAYTDNQDIIIGKTDYSKLKSNGHHGANTAHVKEYIDFAAQHGFDAVLVEGWNEGWEDNWAYAKEEIYSFTKAYPDFDVNELHRYAAGKGVKIIMHHETTSSAVSYERQLEDAFRFMVDNGYNAVKTGYVGPIIPRSEYHDGQWMVNHYLHVAETAAKYKIMVDSHEAVRPTGLCRTYPNWLAQESARGTEFESFNGNRPDHTTILPFTRLMGGPMDYTPGIFQGDLSVYGSNKAKLSTTLAKQLALYVTMYSPLQMAADLPENYKRYSDAFQFIKDVAVDWDNTYVLEAEPGDYITIARKAKGKNEWYIGGITDENAREASIDFSFLPAGIKYKATIYADGKNAHWINNPKDYVIRTVVVTSKTKLKQKLAPSGGVAISVKE from the coding sequence ATGAGAAAAATTGTTTTTACTATTCTATGTTCCTTTCTTGTTCATACATTGGCTGCTCAGGAATTAAAATCTCCTGATGGCAGCTTTACTCTTTCATTCCGTCTGAAAGAGAATGGTACTCCTGCTTACAAACTTCAGTATAAAGGAAAGAGTGTAATTGGAGAAAGTGATTTGGGGTTTACTATTGCTCCTTCCATTTCTTTCAATGAAAATTTTGTTATTTCAAATACTCAGTTTAATAGTTCGAATGAGGTTTGGCAGCCCGTTTGGGGGGAACAAAAAGAGATTAGAGATAATCACAACGAAATGCTTGTTTCGTTGAATCAAACTTCAACAAACAGAAAATTGAATATCCGTTTTCGTCTTTTTAATGATGGATTAGGTTTTAGATATGAGTTTCCTGTTCAGGAAAATCTGCGTCATTTTACAATTAAGGAAGAAATGACCCAATTCAAGCTCTCTGGCAATCATAAAGCATTCTGGATTCCTGCTGATTATGATACAAACGAATTCCCAATAACTACATCAAAACTTTCTGAAATAGCAGGATTGATAGAAAAGGTTCGTAATGAGCCCCTTGCCGCAAAGGCTCCTGCATCGGGTCTGACTGTACAAACCCCTTTAATGCTAAAGTCGGATGATGGGCTATATATAAATATTCATGAAGCCGCATTGGTTAATTATCCAGCTATGGCTCTTAATCTGGATGATAAGGCTTTTTGCCTTAGCGCGCATCTTACCCCTGATAAGAATGGAAACAAAGGCTATATACAGACTGGTACTGTAACCCCGTGGCGTACAATAGTTGTTAGTGATGATGCTCGTGATATACTGGCTTCAAAGCTTATTCTCAATCTGAATGATCCCTGTAAATTTGATGATACTTCCTGGATTAAACCTGCAAAGTACATTGGCGTTTGGTGGGAATATTTCATTGGGGGTGGTTCCACCTGGGCTTATACAGATAATCAGGATATAATCATAGGTAAAACGGATTATTCGAAATTGAAATCTAATGGTCATCATGGTGCAAATACCGCACATGTAAAAGAATATATTGATTTTGCTGCGCAACATGGATTTGATGCTGTTCTTGTAGAAGGTTGGAACGAAGGCTGGGAAGATAACTGGGCTTATGCAAAAGAGGAGATATATAGCTTTACAAAAGCATATCCGGATTTTGATGTAAATGAATTACACCGTTATGCAGCGGGTAAAGGAGTGAAAATTATCATGCACCACGAAACTACATCATCGGCTGTTAGCTATGAACGTCAGTTAGAAGATGCTTTCCGTTTTATGGTTGATAATGGATACAATGCTGTGAAGACCGGCTATGTTGGTCCTATTATTCCACGGAGTGAATATCATGACGGACAATGGATGGTAAATCATTACCTCCATGTAGCGGAAACTGCTGCTAAATATAAAATAATGGTTGATTCGCATGAAGCAGTTCGTCCAACAGGACTCTGTCGTACTTATCCGAACTGGCTTGCACAAGAATCGGCTCGTGGAACAGAGTTTGAGTCATTCAACGGAAACAGGCCTGATCACACTACGATTCTTCCATTCACCCGTTTAATGGGTGGTCCCATGGATTATACCCCGGGGATATTTCAAGGCGACTTGTCTGTATATGGATCAAATAAGGCAAAACTGAGTACCACTTTGGCTAAACAACTTGCTTTATATGTAACGATGTATAGCCCTTTGCAAATGGCCGCTGATTTGCCTGAAAACTATAAACGTTATTCTGATGCATTTCAGTTTATAAAGGATGTGGCTGTGGATTGGGATAATACCTATGTTCTTGAGGCTGAACCTGGAGATTATATCACGATTGCGCGAAAAGCGAAAGGGAAGAATGAATGGTACATTGGAGGAATTACCGATGAAAATGCTCGTGAAGCATCTATAGACTTTAGCTTCCTTCCTGCAGGCATAAAGTATAAGGCCACAATCTATGCGGATGGTAAGAATGCACATTGGATTAACAATCCAAAAGATTATGTGATAAGAACTGTCGTGGTAACAAGTAAAACAAAGTTAAAGCAGAAGTTGGCGCCAAGTGGAGGAGTTGCTATCAGCGTAAAAGAGTAA
- a CDS encoding pentapeptide repeat-containing protein: protein MSNQIFENIIFKGNNFLEEPLSKGEYAECTFLNCNFANGDLKEVVFVDCQFDKCDLSNAKINNTAFREVSFENCKLVGLNFEECNNFLIDFSFKECILHLASFYQLKLKGIRFKDCNLQEVDFTDTNLAEAVFDNCDLSRTIFSKTNLEKADFRTSYNYSIDPEQNHIRRARFSREGVIGLLDKYGIEIE, encoded by the coding sequence ATGAGTAACCAGATTTTCGAAAATATCATCTTCAAAGGAAACAACTTCCTGGAAGAACCACTAAGTAAAGGAGAATACGCAGAGTGCACTTTCTTGAATTGCAACTTTGCCAATGGAGATTTAAAAGAAGTTGTCTTCGTGGATTGCCAGTTTGACAAGTGCGATCTGAGTAATGCAAAAATCAATAATACAGCATTCCGGGAGGTGAGTTTTGAAAACTGCAAACTGGTTGGTCTTAACTTTGAGGAATGCAACAACTTCCTCATCGATTTCTCTTTCAAGGAATGTATTCTTCATCTAGCCTCTTTCTATCAATTGAAGCTAAAAGGCATCCGATTCAAGGACTGCAACCTGCAAGAGGTTGATTTTACGGATACAAATCTCGCAGAAGCAGTTTTCGACAACTGCGACCTAAGCCGGACAATCTTCTCGAAAACGAACCTTGAAAAGGCAGACTTCCGGACTTCATATAATTACTCCATCGATCCTGAACAAAACCATATCCGGAGAGCCCGCTTTTCAAGGGAGGGAGTCATCGGTCTTCTTGATAAATACGGTATTGAGATTGAATAA
- a CDS encoding AI-2E family transporter, with amino-acid sequence MLEKKITFDSFIRFIFGLAIIIGIIYLFDKLSAVLLPFFIAWLIAYFMYPLVCFFQYKLKVKIRILSILCAILTVAGIITGLSFLLIPPMMNEATKVNNLIMTYITNGSGINVFPKIVTDFINQNLDVNELNKIFSAENIASLTKNALPKLWTLLSESLDILFSVIASFIILLYTVFILLDYETISEGWIELIPKKYRRFASNVVNDLKTGMNRYFRGQALVALCVAILSGIGFLIIGYPLALGLALLIGILSMIPYMKVIALFPALILGLLKVADTGESVWIVLGSALLVFAVVQAIEDSFIVPKVMGRITGLNPAIILLSLSIWGSLLGILGMIIALPTTSLMLSYYQRYIIRREKITDPKVSDNQE; translated from the coding sequence ATGCTAGAAAAGAAAATCACTTTCGATAGTTTCATCCGTTTTATATTCGGACTAGCTATTATAATCGGGATAATTTATTTATTCGATAAACTAAGCGCTGTATTACTGCCTTTCTTTATAGCATGGCTTATCGCCTACTTTATGTATCCCTTGGTCTGTTTTTTCCAGTATAAGTTAAAGGTTAAAATCCGAATACTATCCATTCTTTGTGCTATACTAACCGTAGCTGGAATAATAACCGGACTTTCTTTCCTACTGATCCCCCCTATGATGAACGAGGCAACTAAGGTAAACAACCTCATTATGACCTATATTACCAATGGATCAGGCATAAATGTCTTTCCTAAGATTGTCACCGATTTCATTAATCAGAATCTGGATGTAAACGAACTGAACAAGATTTTCAGTGCAGAAAATATTGCGAGTCTCACCAAGAACGCATTACCCAAGCTATGGACATTGCTTTCCGAATCTCTGGATATTTTGTTCAGCGTCATAGCTTCCTTCATAATACTGTTATATACTGTTTTTATTCTGCTTGATTATGAAACTATTTCTGAAGGATGGATAGAACTAATTCCAAAAAAATACAGACGCTTTGCATCTAATGTGGTAAATGACCTGAAAACCGGAATGAACCGTTATTTCCGCGGTCAGGCTTTGGTTGCCCTTTGTGTTGCGATACTCTCGGGTATTGGATTTCTTATTATCGGTTATCCGCTAGCTTTAGGACTTGCACTTCTCATAGGTATATTGAGTATGATACCGTACATGAAAGTTATTGCTTTGTTTCCAGCTCTAATTCTGGGATTACTTAAAGTGGCCGATACCGGGGAAAGTGTCTGGATTGTGCTTGGATCAGCCTTATTGGTATTTGCCGTTGTACAAGCAATAGAAGACTCTTTTATTGTTCCAAAGGTAATGGGACGAATTACCGGTCTTAACCCAGCCATCATCTTACTTTCACTTTCTATATGGGGATCACTGCTGGGAATACTTGGAATGATTATCGCACTTCCTACTACTTCTCTGATGTTATCCTATTACCAAAGATACATTATTCGACGCGAAAAAATTACGGACCCAAAAGTCTCTGATAATCAGGAATAA
- a CDS encoding thymidine kinase, which yields MVIFSEDHIQETRRRGRIEVICGSMFSGKTEELIRRLKRAKFARQRVEIFKPAIDIRYSEDSVVSHDSNSISSTPIESSASILLLSTDIDVVGIDEAQFFDKGLVDVCKQLADSGIRVIIAGLDMDYKGVPFGPMPDLCAIADEVSKVHAICVRCGQLAYISHRIVDNDKRVLLGEKDEYEPLCRECYAIALQESLE from the coding sequence ATGGTAATATTTTCCGAAGATCATATACAAGAAACACGAAGAAGAGGGCGGATTGAAGTAATTTGCGGTTCAATGTTCTCTGGCAAAACTGAAGAACTAATCCGCCGTTTAAAAAGAGCCAAGTTTGCCCGACAACGGGTTGAGATTTTCAAGCCCGCCATTGACATTCGTTATTCAGAAGATAGCGTGGTGTCTCACGACAGTAATTCCATCTCCTCTACTCCTATTGAATCTTCGGCAAGCATCTTGCTTTTGTCTACGGATATTGACGTAGTAGGCATCGATGAAGCCCAGTTTTTTGATAAAGGGTTGGTGGATGTTTGCAAACAGCTGGCCGACAGCGGCATCCGAGTAATCATTGCAGGACTTGATATGGATTATAAAGGAGTACCGTTTGGTCCGATGCCAGACCTTTGTGCTATAGCAGATGAAGTATCAAAGGTTCATGCCATCTGTGTAAGATGCGGACAGTTGGCATATATTTCGCACCGAATTGTAGATAACGACAAAAGGGTGCTACTAGGCGAGAAAGACGAATACGAACCATTATGCAGAGAATGTTATGCTATAGCTTTACAGGAAAGTTTAGAATAA
- the rsmI gene encoding 16S rRNA (cytidine(1402)-2'-O)-methyltransferase has protein sequence MGKLYVVPTPVGNLEDITFRAIRVLKEADLILAEDTRTSGILLKHFEIKNAMQSHHKFNEHKMVESVVNRIKAGETIALISDAGTPGISDPGFLVVRECVKNGIEVQCLPGATAFVPAVVASGLPNDRFCFEGFLPQKKGRMTRLKSLSTETRTMIFYESPHRLLKTLTQFGEYFGTERKASVSREISKMYEETVRGTLAELIEHFTAVEPRGEIVIVLAGTDD, from the coding sequence ATGGGAAAATTGTATGTGGTACCAACACCGGTCGGTAATCTGGAAGATATTACATTCCGGGCTATCAGGGTTCTAAAAGAGGCGGATCTGATTCTAGCCGAAGATACACGTACCTCAGGTATATTACTGAAACATTTTGAAATAAAAAATGCAATGCAATCGCATCATAAGTTCAATGAACATAAAATGGTGGAAAGCGTTGTTAATAGAATAAAGGCAGGTGAAACCATAGCACTGATTTCAGATGCAGGAACGCCCGGGATTTCCGATCCGGGTTTTTTGGTGGTGAGAGAATGTGTAAAAAACGGCATAGAAGTGCAATGTTTGCCGGGTGCAACAGCTTTCGTTCCTGCTGTGGTTGCTTCGGGACTTCCGAACGATCGTTTCTGCTTTGAAGGCTTTCTGCCTCAAAAGAAGGGAAGGATGACCCGACTAAAATCTTTGTCGACCGAAACGCGTACAATGATTTTTTATGAGTCGCCGCATCGTTTACTGAAAACCCTGACTCAGTTTGGTGAGTATTTCGGAACTGAAAGGAAAGCTTCTGTATCAAGGGAAATTTCAAAAATGTACGAAGAGACTGTGCGAGGGACACTGGCCGAGTTAATAGAACACTTTACGGCGGTAGAACCACGCGGCGAAATTGTAATTGTACTGGCTGGAACTGACGATTGA
- a CDS encoding YjjG family noncanonical pyrimidine nucleotidase: MYTNIFFDLDDTLWNFSENAYDSFAEVYANFNFDRYFDSFDGFYTIYKEYNAALWIEYGNGEISKEELNRRRFCHPLESVGVYDEALAKSYSDDFFRLIPTKSKLLPYAKETLEYLSGRYRLFILSNGFRELQFQKMKSAGIEHYFEKVILSEDIRVHKPHPEIFHFALSATQSLLNESLMIGDSWEADILGAKGVNMDQVFLNPSNRPFSSFKPTYHIQNLKEVLGIL, encoded by the coding sequence ATGTACACGAATATTTTTTTTGATCTGGACGATACGCTCTGGAATTTCTCTGAAAATGCATACGATTCATTTGCTGAAGTGTATGCCAACTTTAACTTTGATAGGTATTTTGATTCGTTTGACGGTTTCTATACTATATATAAGGAATACAATGCTGCTTTATGGATTGAATATGGAAACGGAGAAATCTCAAAAGAAGAACTTAATCGTCGGAGGTTTTGCCATCCCCTCGAATCTGTCGGTGTTTACGATGAGGCTTTGGCCAAATCTTATTCCGATGATTTTTTCAGATTGATCCCAACTAAAAGCAAACTTCTACCGTATGCTAAAGAGACTCTTGAGTATCTTTCAGGCAGATATAGACTTTTTATTCTTTCCAATGGATTCCGGGAACTTCAGTTTCAGAAGATGAAATCAGCCGGAATTGAACATTATTTTGAAAAAGTTATTCTTTCCGAAGATATTCGGGTTCATAAACCACATCCGGAAATCTTTCATTTTGCTCTTTCTGCAACACAATCCTTGCTAAATGAATCGCTGATGATAGGTGATAGTTGGGAAGCTGATATTTTAGGTGCCAAAGGAGTAAATATGGATCAGGTTTTCCTAAATCCTTCCAACCGTCCTTTCTCCTCTTTTAAACCTACCTATCATATTCAAAACCTGAAAGAAGTATTGGGCATTCTTTGA